The following proteins are co-located in the Tachysurus vachellii isolate PV-2020 chromosome 17, HZAU_Pvac_v1, whole genome shotgun sequence genome:
- the LOC132859597 gene encoding C-type mannose receptor 2-like, translated as MNWTKAQRYCREHYTDLAIVRNETENQEIRSMFNNTDYSIFWIGLYRTRSWSDKSNSSFSNWKPGRPDNYSQNESCTAVSFNDSGKWTDENCSQAFPFLCYSTMPSLPSHQYHFVNENKTWIEAQRYCRENYTDLATIDNMEEMNTLLNTVNGSYSGLAWIGLYGDENSWRWSLDDDAFYQEGERDFRGWPHQPDNYFGNEMCVYIRSDGTWSDGACRSYLTFICYDGKNGTENYTWINQTMPWTKAQHYCREHYTDLASVRNPTDNQRISNLTVGTVAWIGLYRTRLWSDKQVSTYENWRPATYQQPDNGIYNSWEYGNQHCTAVSFRDSGHWTDEDCLSTFPFICYNKFCTGSSCTFHQYHFVNENKTWTEAQRYCRENYTDLATINNMEEMNTLLNTVNGIYSGLAWIGLYDDLNSWRWSLDDDAFYNNGKINFSNWYIDKPSYNNFCVVFGYSALWLVYHCSATLPFICFDGRVNVSERYVPVYQNMNWTEAQRYCREHYTDLAIVRNDTENQKIRSLLANNKDDNHYTSSYYYHYNGYYYNYYPFWTGLYRTSLWSDQSNSSFSNWKLGQPDNYGQTVSCTAVSFNDDYYYGKWADENCGQAFPFLCYSTMPSNSSRQYHFVSENKTWTEAQRYCRENYTDLATIDNMEEMNTLLNTVNGSYSGLAWIGLYGDEDSWRWSLDDDAFYQEGERDFRGWKHQPDNANGNEMCVTMGYGGWWFDRPCTDRKSFVCYNGMNNTYVMIYEQKTWEEAQRFCRIRYTDLASVRNQTEHQKILSIINSSEVWIGLYRNRLWSDHSNSTFTYWRPVSPEPTPEPDNGLHSFGQRGSQHCTAVDHLGQWTDENCFARFPFICYSAFTPGAVMGLRMKVTANENLLNSQIKRLVLIELQQELSKLGLSSNYTVNVRNIHKLDP; from the exons ATGAACTGGACTAAAGCtcagagatactgcagagaACATTACACAGACCTGGCCATTGTGAGGAACGAGACTGAGAACCAGGAGATTAGATCAATGTTTAATAATACGGATTATTCAATTTTTTGGATCGGCCTGTACAGAACCAGATCTTGGTCAGATAAAAGCAACTCTTCATTCAGCAACTGGAAACCTGGACGACCAGATAATTACAGTCAGAATGAATCCTGTACTGCTGTGTCATTTAATGACTCTGGGAAATGGACAGATGAAAATTGTAGCCAAGCTTTTCCATTCCTTTGTTACAGCA CAATGCCATCATTACCCTCTCATCAGTATCACTTCGTTAATGAGAATAAGACCTGGATTGAAGCacagagatactgcagagagaattaCACTGACCTGGCTACTATTGATAACATGGAGGAAATGAACACACTCCTTAATACAGTAAATGGCAGCTACTCAGGTTTAGCCTGGATTGGACTGTATGGTGATGAGAACAGCTGGAGATGGTCTCTGGATGATGATGCTTTTTaccaggagggagagagagacttcagaGGATGGCCCCATCAACCCGATAACTACTTTGGAAacgagatgtgtgtttatattagaTCTGATGGAACCTGGTCTGATGGAGCCTGTAGAtcatatttaacttttatttgttaTGATG gaaagAATGGAACAGAAAATTACACATGGATAAACCAGACAATGCCTTGGACAAAAGCTCAGCATTACTGCAGAGAGCATTATACTGACTTGGCCAGTGTGAGAAATCCAACAGATAATCAAAGAATCTCAAACCTTACAGTTGGCACTGTGGCTTGGATTGGTTTATACAGGACCAGACTTTGGTCAGACAAACAGGTATCCACATATGAAAACTGGAGACCAGCCACTTATCAACAGCCAGACAATGGTATTTATAATTCCTGGGAATACGGAAATCAGCACTGCACTGCTGTCTCATTCAGAGACTCAGGTCATTGGACAGATGAGGACTGCTTATCCACCTTCCCTTTTATCTGCTATAACA AATTCTGCACAGGATCATCATGCACCTTCCATCAGTATCACTTTGTTAATGAGAATAAGACCtggactgaagcacagagatactgcagagagaattaCACTGACCTGGCAACCATTAATAACATGGAGGAAATGAACACACTCCTTAACACAGTAAATGGAATCTACTCAGGTTTAGCCTGGATTGGACTGTATGATGATCTAAACAGCTGGAGATGGTCTCTGGATGATGATGCTTTCTACAATAACGGAAAAATAAACTTTAGTAATTGGTATATAGACAAACCAAGCTATAACAATTTCTGTGTAGTTTTTGGTTATTCTGCTCTTTGGTTGGTGTATCATTGCTCTGCAACACttccattcatttgttttgatg GCCGAGTGAATGTCAGTGAGAGATATGTCCCAGTTTATCAGAACATGAACTGGACTGAAGCtcagagatactgcagagaACATTACACAGACCTGGCCATTGTGAGAAATGACACTGAGAACCAGAAGATCAGATCATTATTAGCTAATAACAAGGATGATAATCATTATACCTCCAGTTATTACTATCACTATAAcggttattattataattattatcctTTTTGGACCGGCCTGTACAGAACCAGTTTATGGTCGGATCAAAGCAACTCTTCTTTTAGCAACTGGAAACTTGGACAACCAGAtaattatggacaaactgtatCCTGTACTGCTGTGTCatttaatgatgattattattatgggaaATGGGCAGACGAAAACTGTGGTCAAGCTTTTCCATTCCTCTGTTACAGCA CAATGCCCTCAAACTCCTCTCGTCAGTATCACTTTGTTAGTGAGAATAAGACCtggactgaagcacagagatactgcagagagaattaCACTGACCTGGCTACTATTGATAACATGGAGGAAATGAACACACTCCTTAACACTGTAAATGGCAGCTACTCAGGTTTAGCCTGGATTGGACTGTATGGTGATGAGGACAGTTGGAGATGGTCTCTGGATGATGATGCTTTCTAccaggaaggagagagagacttcagaGGATGGAAACATCAACCTGATAATGCCAATGGAAATGAGATGTGTGTTACCATGGGTTATGGAGGGTGGTGGTTTGACAGGCCTTGTACTGACAGAAAGTCATTTGTTTGCTATAATG GTATGAACAACACATATGTAATGATTTATGAACAGAAGACTTGGGAAGAAGCTCAGAGATTTTGCAGAATAAGATACACAGACCTGGCCAGTGTGAGAAATCAGACTGAACATCAGAAAATACTGAGCATCATAAACAGTTCTGAGGTATGGATAGGTTTGTATAGAAACCGATTATGGTCAGATCATAGCAACTCAACCTTTACATATTGGAGACCAGTGAGTCCAGAACCAACACCAGAACCTGATAATGGTTTGCATTCATTTGGACAAAGAGGAAGCCAACACTGTACAGCTGTGGATCATCTTGGCCAATGGACAGATGAAAACTGTTTCGCCAGATTCCCTTTTATCTGCTACTCTG CATTCACTCCAG GTGCTGTGATGGGATTGCGAATGAAAGTCACTGCTAATGAAAATCTGTTAAACTCTCAAATTAAAAGGCTGGTGCTGATTGAA CTTCAACAAGAATTGAGCAAACTGGGACTTTCAAGCAACTACACTGTGAATGTGAGAAACATCCATAAGCTCGATCCATGA